From Toxorhynchites rutilus septentrionalis strain SRP chromosome 2, ASM2978413v1, whole genome shotgun sequence, a single genomic window includes:
- the LOC129767093 gene encoding uncharacterized protein LOC129767093 — MVRSIKSALASLSTIRKPNDEMFLTLLVEAESIVNSRPLTYLPIESEAHEALTPNCFLMLSTSGVNQPTRHFIDDEKLGAYSTWSTCQQLLDQFWSRWVKEYLPTITKRTKWFNDCRPIQVGDLVVLVEEHLRNGWLRGRVLRVFPGRDGRVRSVVVKTTSGVMHRPVVKMAVLEVAGTTGVNSQQYGSGDVPNSTEHKSPVGYPALQEPMTEDIADGKTID, encoded by the coding sequence ATGGTCCGGTCAATCAAGAGTGCTTTGGCTTCGTTGTCTACAATTCGTAAGCCGAACGATGAAATGTTTTTGACATTGTTGGTCGAGGCAGAGTCGATCGTGAATTCGCGGCCACTTACCTATTTACCAATAGAATCAGAGGCGCACGAAGCACTGACACCGAACTGCTTCTTGATGCTGAGTACTAGTGGAGTAAATCAACCAACGAGGCACTTCATCGACGACGAGAAGTTGGGAGCATACTCAACCTGGAGCACATGCCAACAACTTTTAGACCAGTTCTGGAGTCGTTGGGTGAAGGAGTACCTCCCAACAATTACCAAGCGGACGAAGTGGTTCAACGACTGCCGACCAATTCAGGTGGGGGATCTCGTAGTCCTAGTTGAAGAACATCTTCGTAACGGGTGGCTGCGAGGACGTGTACTACGAGTATTCCCAGGTCGAGATGGTCGAGTACGCAGTGTGGTAGTGAAGACAACTTCGGGAGTCATGCATCGGCCAGTGGTCAAAATGGCAGTTCTGGAAGTAGCAGGTACAACTGGAGTGAACTCGCAGCAATACGGGTCGGGGGATGTTCCGAACAGCACCGAGCACAAATCACCAGTGGGTTATCCAGCGTTACAGGAACCCATGACTGAAGACATTGCAGACGGAAAAACAATAGATTGA
- the LOC129767092 gene encoding uncharacterized protein LOC129767092 codes for MGSAVSPDYELPAPQVMPITSELTVQNVQLQPTVLNPISTVCNNIASANTRVSVPRNMGMQLSNTTNASGLQSEAIGGLDNYPFRQNPQVDFSISATQHPDDLMQQLFELRKRMDGLQLQLAKEPPQNTLPVTAPNLSASQIVSNRIPEYEFPKYKGNELVSSSGNALEAVRSYLMLPSSVPSIIDTLRTLYGRPDLIISSLLAKIRATPTPKPEKLDTLISFGLACKNLCGHLRAAGLNDHLSNPMLLQELVNKLPANIKLNWSLFKRQQRVVDLTTFGSYMDDIVTAVSDVTFTYEADEHRVSRHEKPKPKEKLYVNAHATDISKDKPNISIVNHKGVTPKPCPVCQKEGHKAKDCYTFRNMTLNDRWKLAQEQHLCRRCLVSHGKFPCKASTCGEIGCEERHHKLLHPGKPLVSQIVEVPKTTSMVTVHRKLQPTILFRILPVTLHGNGKVIDTYAFLDDGSSTTLVESHIAKKLGVRGDVNPLCLQWTNDIERTENESQLINLEISGDGHTKRHPLRRIHTVEKMNLPVQSLNYSEISQQFSHLRGLPVRNYKSAVPTILIGLDNSYLKTSRKRREGSRNEPIASKTRLGWTVYGAINAGPDSKVQLQFHICARSPDKELHDLVKDFFALESVGSISPIVESDDDIRARAILVRTTVRTPTGRFQTGLLWKHDYIQFPNSRPMAERRLQCLERRLASKPELYDKLREQMKEYQSKEYAYKLSQVGLAALDANRTWFLPLNVVINPRKPNKLRLVWDAAAKVQGQSLNSNLLAGPDLLTPLPAVLCPFRQFQVAITADISEMFHQILIQPEDRSAQLFLWRDHPSKQFEVFAMKVATFGSTCSPSAAQFIKNRNAQEFSKQFPQAAEAILKHHYVDDFLYGVDTMKEAVQIAQQVKEIHSKAGFHIRNWLSNSSDFLTRVGERNVETSKYFAATKSTTSERVLGMIWKPDPDIFVFQGLFREEMLPLIQGKYIPTKKQTLRIVMSIFDPLGLVAVFVVHGKMLIQNIWRSKIGWDERIPDELVSQWERWLTLLQQLEQIQIPRSYFPGSSSEIYRSLELHIFVDASEEAFAAVAYFRIIEQQTVRCVLVSAKTKVAPLKPISIPRLELMAAVLGVKLAKSVEEYHTLAITRRVFWSDSSTALSWIRSDQRKYRQFVAFRVTEILENSQVDEWRWIPSRWNVADEATKWGKGPSINNSSRWFQAPAFLYQHPDLWPHQDLRVTETPEELRSIHIHHQIAIVEQLIVFGRFSIWERLVRAVAYVLRHLWKLRRRVKKQTAGTTNWLNQDELRKAESEIFKQIQQEAYGDEIITLIRNKQLPMEQQLGLEKTSKLRKLSPFLDKHSVIRMDSRASISEYLSTDFKFPVILPKGHYGTQLLINWYHRQLKHRIAETAVNEMRQRFHVSEMRAAFRQVRKLCQWCKIYKAVPAVPRMAPLPQRGPHPTFVHFLSLA; via the exons ATGGGTTCAGCAGTTAGTCCCGACTACGAGT TACCAGCACCGCaagtgatgccaatcacatccGAGCTCACCGTACAAAATGTGCAGTTGCAGCCCACCGTTCTTAATCCAATCAGTACCGTATGCAACAATATAGCTTCAGCCAATACTCGAGTGTCTGTTCCTCGCAATATGGGTATGCAGCTTTCCAACACAACCAACGCTAGTGGTTTACAAAGTGAAGCCATTGGAGGATTAGACAACTACCCGTTCCGGCAGAATCCCCAGGTGGATTTTTCTATCTCTGCAACGCAGCATCCCGATGATCTGATGCAGCAACTGTTTGAGCTGCGAAAACGAATGGATGGTCTACAGCTGCAGCTGGCGAAAGAGCCACCTCAGAACACACTACCAGTCACAGCACCCAATCTGTCGGCATCGCAGATTGTTAGCAACAGAATTCCTGAGTATGAGTTTCCAAAGTACAAGGGTAATGAACTTGTTAGCAGTTCG GGAAACGCATTGGAAGCGGTCCGGAGTTATCTGATGCTTCCGTCGTCAGTACCTTCGATCATCGATACACTGAGAACATTGTATGGGCGTCCAGATTTGATCATCAGTTCGTTGTTAGCTAAGATACGAGCAACCCCAACGCCTAAACCCGAGAAATTGGACACGTTGATAAGCTTTGGGCTGGCCTGCAAGAATCTTTGCGGACATCTTCGAGCAGCTGGGCTTAACGATCACCTGTCGAACCCCATGCTTTTACAGGAACTGGTGAACAAATTGCCTGCGAACATAAAATTAAATTGGTCCCTCTTCAAGCGACAACAACGAGTCGTAGATCTCACTACGTTCGGTAGCTATATGGACGACATAGTAACGGCAGTCAGTGACGTCACCTTCACTTACGAAGCCGATGAGCATCGCGTGAGCAGGCACGAGAAACCCAAACCCAAAGAAAAGTTGTACGTGAACGCACACGCTACAGACATTTCGAAGGATAAGCCGAATATCAGCATAGTCAACCACAAAGGAGTTACACCGAAGCCGTGTCCAGTCTGCCAAAAGGAAGGGCATAAGGCTAAGGACTGCTACACTTTCCGAAATATGACCTTGAACGACCGATGGAAACTCGCCCAAGAGCAACATTTATGCCGCCGTTGTCTGGTATCTCATGGAAAATTTCCGTGTAAAGCGTCCACTTGCGGTGAGATTGGATGTGAGGAacgtcaccataaacttcttcATCCTGGAAAGCCACTGGTGTCACAGATCGTTGAAGTTCCGAAGACAACTAGTATGGTTACTGTGCATCGCAAACTCCAACCAACTATCCTTTTCCGGATACTGCCTGTAACACTGCATGGGAATGGCAAAGTCATTGATACATATGCGTTCCTAGATGACGGTTCATCCACCACACTGGTGGAATCCCACATCGCAAAGAAATTGGGAGTGAGAGGCGACGTAAATCCACTCTGTCTTCAGTGGACAAATGACATCGAACGTACAGAAAACGAGTCACAACTGATTAATCTGGAAATCTCTGGTGATGGGCATACTAAACGGCATCCATTAAGAAGGATCCACACAGTTGAAAAAATGAATCTACCAGTTCAGTCATTGAATTATTCGGAAATCAGTCAACAATTTTCTCATCTTCGTGGGTTACCAGTCCGTAACTATAAAAGTGCAGTTCCCACCATTTTAATTGGTTTAGACAACTCATATTTAAAAACATCTCGGAAACGTCGTGAAGGTTCCAGAAATGAACCGATTGCTTCCAAAACTCGGTTAGGTTGGACGGTTTATGGAGCCATCAACGCTGGTCCTGATTCTAAGGTCCAGTTACAGTTTCACATCTGTGCTCGTTCGCCCGATAAGGAGCTCCATGATCTCGTGAAGGACTTTTTCGCTTTGGAAAGCGTTGGTTCAATTTCACCGATCGTAGAAAGCGACGATGACATTCGTGCACGTGCAATACTTGTGCGCACTACGGTTCGAACACCTACGGGGAGATTTCAGACGGGCTTGCTGTGGAAACACGACTATATTCAGTTTCCAAACAGCAGACCAATGGCGGAAAGAAGACTCCAGTGCCTTGAACGTCGCTTGGCGTCCAAACCAGAGCTTTACGACAAATTGCGAGAGCAGATGAAGGAGTATCAATCCAAAGAATATGCCTACAAACTCAGCCAGGTGGGACTAGCCGCATTAGACGCGAATAGGACTTGGTTCTTACCGTTGAACGTCGTAATCAATCCAAGAAAGCCAAACAAATTACGTTTAGTGTGGGATGCTGCAGCCAAGGTCCAGGGTCAGTCATTGAACTCCAATCTACTAGCTGGTCCTGATCTCCTTACTCCGCTTCCCGCTGTACTTTGTCCATTCCGACAGTTCCAAGTCGCCATCACAGCGGATATTTCGGAAATGTTCCACCAAATATTGATACAACCGGAAGATCGATCGGCGCAGCTGTTTCTTTGGAGAGATCATCCGTCGAAACAATTTGAGGTTTTCGCAATGAAAGTGGCGACGTTTGGATCTACGTGCTCCCCATCCGCAGcacaattcataaaaaatcgaaacgcTCAAGAATTTTCTAAGCAGTTTCCACAAGCGGCTGAAGCGATCTTAAAACATCACTATGTGGATGATTTTTTGTACGGTGTAGACACGATGAAGGAGGCGGTACAAATTGCGCAACAAGTGAAGGAAATCCACTCAAAAGCTGGCTTCCATATCCGTAACTGGCTCTCGAACTCCAGCGACTTTCTAACACGGGTCGGGGAAAGGAACGTGGAAACGTCGAAGTACTTCGCAGCGACCAAGTCAACTACTAGTGAACGAGTTCTCGGCATGATTTGGAAACCAGATCCAGATATTTTCGTGTTCCAAGGGTTGTTTCGCGAAGAAATGCTACCGCTGATCCAGGGTAAATACATTCCAACCAAGAAACAGACCCTTCGGATCGTGATGAGCATATTTGATCCCTTAGGATTGGTAGCTGTTTTTGTGGTCCACGGAAAAATGCTCATTCAGAACATCTGGCGTTCGAAAATCGGATGGGACGAGCGTATACCCGATGAGCTAGTTAGTCAATGGGAGCGCTGGTTGACCCTGTTGCAGCAACTTGAGCAAATACAAATACCCCGAAGTTACTTTCCTGGCAGTTCAAGTGAGATCTATCGTTCACTTGAGCTGCATATTTTCGTGGATGCCAGTGAGGAGGCCTTTGCCGCTGTCGCATATTTCCGGATCATCGAACAACAAACAGTTCGCTGCGTTCTTGTATCAGCGAAGACAAAGGTTGCTCCACTAAAGCCCATATCGATTCCTAGATTGGAATTAATGGCGGCCGTTCTTGGGGTGAAACTTGCCAAATCGGTCGAAGAATACCACACCCTAGCTATTACACGCAGAGTATTTTGGAGCGACTCCAGCACCGCACTTTCGTGGATACGTTCAGACCAGAGAAAATATCGACAGTTTGTTGCTTTCCGGGTGACTGAGATTCTTGAGAATTCTCAGGTAGACGAGTGGCGATGGATTCCTTCTCGTTGGAACGTAGCGGACGAAGCAACGAAGTGGGGCAAGGGACCTTCTATCAACAACAGTAGTCGCTGGTTCCAAGCACCAGCTTTTCTCTATCAGCATCCTGATCTATGGCCTCATCAAGATCTACGTGTTACAGAGACACCAGAAGAGCTTCGCTCCATCCACATTCACCATCAAATTGCAATAGTTGAGCAGCTGATCGTGTTCGGAAGGTTCTCAATATGGGAACGCTTGGTGCGAGCTGTAGCGTATGTTCTCAGACATCTTTGGAAGCTGCGCCGCAGAGTCAAAAAGCAAACTGCAGGAACGACGAATTGGTTGAATCAGGACGAGTTACGAAAGGCAGAGTCAGAGATTTTTAAGCAAATCCAGCAAGAGGCTTACGGAGATGAAATCATCACACTCATTAGAAATAAACAGCTACCGATGGAACAGCAACTAGGTTTGGAGAAAACGagcaagcttcgcaagttatcaCCTTTCCTGGATAAGCACAGTGTCATTCGTATGGACAGTAGAGCTTCGATTTCCGAGTACTTGTCAACAGACTTCAAGTTTCCTGTAATCCTTCCGAAAGGCCACTATGGAACTCAGTTGCTGATAAATTGGTACCATCGTCAACTCAAACATCGGATCGCAGAGACAGCAGTGAACGAGATGCGTCAGAGATTCCACGTATCAGAAATGAGAGCGGCGTTTCGGCAGGTCAGAAAACTTTGCCAATGGTGTAAGATCTACAAAGCGGTCCCTGCAGTACCTAGGATGGCTCCCTTGCCCCAGAGAGGACCACATCCTACATTCGTCCATTTTCTTTCGTTGGCGTGA